Proteins found in one Microcoleus sp. FACHB-831 genomic segment:
- the glmS gene encoding glutamine--fructose-6-phosphate transaminase (isomerizing), whose product MCGIVGYIGTQAATEILLAGLEKLEYRGYDSAGIATVLEGEVHCVRAKGKLHNLREKLEAVVNPACVGIGHTRWATHGKPEEYNAHPHMDTARRIAVVQNGIIENYRELREELKQRGHEFRSDTDTEVIPHLIADLMAQQADSSTSNTQQFPFLEAVKQAVGKSDSDTEVIPNLVTELMTQQVHASASNGQQFPFIEAVRSAVNKAGTETERIPQLIADLMAQQVPPPASGNHDSRLLEAVRQAVNKLQGAFAIAVISADYPDELIVARQQAPLTIGFGQGEFFCASDTPALVPYTRAVLTLENGELARLTPTGVEVYSFAGDRLKKTPRTLSWNPVLVEKQGFKHFMLKEIYEQPGVVRACLEAYFDSDWNPGASQSPIKLDLPDSLYENLEHVQILACGTSWHAALVGKYLLEQLAGIPTMVQYASEFRYAPAPLTANTLTIGVTQSGETADTLAALEMEKRRRYGKSAEYQPRLLGITNRRESSLAHLVPNIIETHAGIEIGVAATKTFVAQLMAFYCLALDLAYRRSMLSASRLEELLVGLRQLPALVEIILESQEKYIEQLTHTFAETKDFIFLGRGINFPIALEGALKLKEISYIHAEGYPAGEMKHGPIALLDAKVPVVAIAMPGSVYEKVLSNAQEAKARDARLIGVTPLSDREAADTFDDLIPVPSVEELLSPILTVIPLQLLAYHIAARRGLDVDQPRNLAKSVTVE is encoded by the coding sequence ATGTGCGGAATAGTAGGCTATATTGGCACTCAAGCGGCGACGGAAATTTTGCTCGCAGGATTGGAAAAACTGGAGTACCGGGGCTATGATTCAGCTGGAATCGCCACAGTTTTGGAAGGTGAAGTCCACTGCGTCCGGGCCAAGGGCAAACTCCACAACCTGCGCGAAAAACTAGAGGCAGTTGTCAACCCGGCGTGTGTTGGCATCGGGCACACCCGTTGGGCGACGCACGGCAAGCCAGAGGAATACAACGCCCATCCGCACATGGATACGGCAAGGCGCATAGCTGTAGTGCAAAACGGGATTATTGAAAACTATCGCGAGTTACGAGAAGAACTCAAACAGAGGGGACACGAGTTTCGTTCGGATACCGATACTGAGGTGATTCCCCACTTAATCGCCGACCTGATGGCGCAGCAAGCTGATTCTTCAACTTCTAACACTCAACAGTTTCCGTTTTTAGAAGCGGTTAAGCAAGCTGTGGGTAAATCTGATTCAGACACAGAGGTGATTCCCAACTTAGTGACTGAACTGATGACGCAGCAAGTTCATGCTTCAGCTTCCAACGGTCAGCAGTTTCCGTTTATAGAGGCTGTACGCTCTGCGGTGAATAAAGCTGGTACGGAAACAGAGCGAATCCCGCAGCTAATCGCCGACCTGATGGCGCAGCAAGTTCCGCCCCCAGCTTCTGGGAACCATGATTCTCGGTTGTTAGAGGCGGTGCGACAAGCTGTGAATAAACTGCAAGGGGCATTTGCGATCGCGGTTATTTCTGCCGACTACCCTGATGAACTCATCGTTGCACGGCAACAAGCTCCCCTAACAATCGGTTTCGGTCAAGGAGAGTTTTTCTGCGCTTCGGATACTCCCGCACTCGTTCCCTACACCCGCGCCGTTCTCACTCTAGAAAATGGGGAACTGGCGCGGCTGACACCAACTGGCGTTGAAGTTTACAGCTTTGCTGGCGACAGACTTAAAAAAACTCCCCGAACTCTTAGCTGGAATCCTGTTTTAGTGGAAAAACAAGGATTCAAGCACTTCATGCTCAAGGAAATTTACGAGCAACCAGGGGTAGTACGCGCTTGTTTAGAAGCTTATTTTGACTCTGATTGGAACCCAGGAGCCTCCCAGTCGCCAATTAAGCTAGATTTACCCGATTCACTCTACGAGAATTTAGAACACGTTCAGATTCTTGCCTGCGGTACAAGTTGGCACGCGGCGTTAGTGGGGAAATATTTGCTAGAACAGCTAGCTGGGATTCCCACTATGGTGCAATATGCTTCCGAATTCCGCTATGCACCAGCGCCTTTAACGGCTAATACGCTCACCATTGGCGTCACGCAGTCTGGGGAGACGGCTGATACCCTCGCGGCGCTGGAGATGGAAAAACGCCGCCGCTATGGTAAGTCGGCGGAATATCAACCGCGACTGTTGGGGATTACCAATCGCCGGGAAAGTTCCTTAGCTCATTTGGTTCCTAACATTATCGAAACCCATGCTGGAATTGAAATTGGTGTAGCGGCGACTAAAACGTTTGTTGCCCAATTAATGGCGTTTTACTGTTTAGCGTTGGATTTAGCCTATCGGCGCAGTATGCTGTCGGCGTCGCGGCTAGAGGAACTGTTGGTAGGCTTGCGGCAGTTACCAGCATTGGTTGAGATAATTTTGGAGAGTCAGGAGAAATATATAGAACAACTGACGCACACTTTCGCTGAAACTAAAGATTTTATCTTTTTGGGACGCGGAATTAACTTCCCGATTGCATTGGAGGGGGCGCTGAAATTGAAAGAAATCAGCTATATTCATGCGGAGGGATATCCTGCTGGGGAGATGAAGCACGGGCCAATTGCGTTGTTGGATGCTAAAGTGCCCGTAGTAGCGATCGCCATGCCTGGTAGCGTTTACGAAAAAGTGCTATCTAATGCCCAGGAAGCTAAGGCGCGGGATGCTCGTTTAATTGGAGTTACTCCACTAAGCGATCGCGAAGCTGCGGACACTTTTGACGACCTCATCCCCGTTCCCTCTGTTGAAGAGTTGCTATCGCCTATCCTGACAGTAATTCCTTTGCAGTTGTTGGCTTATCACATTGCAGCGCGGCGCGGCTTGGATGTTGACCAACCGAGAAATTTAGCCAAATCTGTGACAGTGGAATAA
- the psaC gene encoding photosystem I iron-sulfur center protein PsaC: MSHSVKIYDTCIGCTQCVRACPTDVLEMVPWDGCKAGQIASSPRTEDCVGCKRCETACPTDFLSIRVYLGGETTRSMGLAY; this comes from the coding sequence ATGTCTCATAGCGTCAAAATCTACGACACCTGCATTGGCTGCACCCAATGCGTCCGGGCATGTCCTACGGACGTTCTGGAGATGGTTCCTTGGGATGGCTGTAAAGCCGGCCAAATTGCCTCTTCACCTCGCACAGAAGACTGCGTGGGTTGCAAGCGGTGTGAAACTGCTTGTCCCACCGACTTTTTGAGCATCCGGGTTTACCTGGGAGGCGAAACGACTCGCAGCATGGGTCTGGCTTACTAA